A window of Gudongella oleilytica genomic DNA:
TATTGGTGTTCGTATCGGTTTTTATAATATCCAATACCATTAAGATAACCGTAATCTCCAGACGAAGAGAAATAAATATAATGAAGTATGTAGGAGCAACAAACGACTACATCAGAGGCCCATTTATCATTGAAGGAGTGCTTTTCGGACTTCTTGGGGCATTGCTGTCGATCGCTGTGGTTTACTTTGGATATGAATACCTTTATGAATCCATGAATGAGAAGCTGTACAATTTATTCACCTTCTATCTGGTGGATCCCAAAATGATATTTGCTGATATTGCTATTATTTTTGGCACGATAGGCTCAGGGATCGGGGCTCTTGGTAGTCTCCTGTCTCTAAAACGCTATTTGAACGTTTAGGAGGGTTGTGCGTGAACAGGAAAAGACTACTTACATTCGTAATAGCACTTGCATTGGTGTTTACTTCAGTCATGCAGGCCAGTGGAGAAACCGTAGAGGAGCTGAAGAAGAAACAGGAGAATATCCAGAAGGAGATCGAAGAGACAAAAAAAGAAATTGAAGCAATGCAAAAGGAAACCAAAAACCTTGATAATCAGATTAAGGAGCTTGACCTAAGGGTATCCAATGCGGCGTCTGAGCTGACAAGTGTTGAAAATGAGCTTCAGATACTAAACTCAGAGATAGAAAACACCATGGAAAGCCTTAAGGAAGCAGAGATAAATATCGAGGAACGTACAGAAACATTCAATCAAAGACTGAGAGTAATGTATAAGAATGGAAATGCAGGGTATCTTGAGGTCCTGCTGTCATCAGACAACATCAAGGATTTCCTCTCCAGACAGGAGATGATACATTCCATTGCTGATTACGACAAAGAACTTATTAAATATATGAAGGAACAAAGAGACATAATTGAGGAGAAGAAGGTTGAGCTGGAGGCACAGAGAGCATCTGTGGAGACGACCAAGGCTAAGCTCGAGGATAGAAAAAGAAGCCTCGAGAGAGCCAGCAGGGACAAAGAGCTACTAATGGCAGATATTGCTCTCGATATCAAGGCATTCGAAAAAGAATACGACAAACTCAATGACTTTGCCAAGGAGATCGAATCCCAGATAGTAAAGCTTCAAAAGAATTCCGGACCTTATTCAGGAGGCAAAATGGCGTGGCCTGTGCCCGGGCATTCAAGGATAAGCTCGCCATATGGATATAGGATCCATCCGATATTCAAGGTCAAAAAGCTTCACACCGGTATAGATATCCCTGCACCGACAGGTACAGCCATAACTGCGGCAGCTGCGGGAACAGTGATCTACAGCGACTGGCTTGGAGGCTATGGCAAGGTCATAATGCTTGACCACGGCGGTGGGATCGTAACACTCTATGCACATAATTCAGCGTTAGTTGTCTCCGAGGGGCAGAGCGTAAAAAGAGGAGATACGGTGTCTAAGGCTGGAAGCACAGGAAACTCTACTGGACCGCACCTTCACTTTGAGGTACGTAAGGATGGAGCCTACGTGGATCCTTTACCTTGGTTGAATGGAAGCATATGATTTGAGCTTTGGAATTGTTTTTGAATATTATGAAGAGGAGAGCGATCTCCTCTTTTTTGATGATTGCATATGAAATAAATGTTATAATAACATGGAGACTGAAAATTGCTTAGAGCCGGGGTGTAAAAATGACCAAGAGAAAAATGATAGTAGTATTTTTGATATTGCTGATAGTCACAAATGCCATTGCTTTTGGGTTGGGAAGCTTCACAACCCTTCAACTGGGAAACAGTATAGTGGTATCAAAGACTGATTATGAGGTACTAAAAAAGCTTCAGCAGGATAATGAAAAACTGGTTACAGTGAGGAAGGCTATTGATGAGCTTTATCTAAGAGAAGTTGACGATGAAGCGCTGCGAGAGGGTCAGATCCGGGGAATGGTAGCAGCTTTGGACGATCCTTATTCAGTATACATGTCGAAAAGCGAGTATGAAGAATTCAACATGGAGACAGAGGGAGAATACGGAGGCATAGGTATTATAGTGACTCCCGGAGACGACAACCTTATAACAGTTGTTTCGCCCATTGAGGATACGCCAGGTGAGCGAGCGGGTATCAAAACCGGAGACAAGATCATCAGGGTAGAAGGTGTTGATTATTTTGCTGAGACAATGGATGAGGCAGTTAGCAGGATGAGGGGCGAACCTGACACGGATGTAACCATAACGATCCTGAGAAGCAACAATGGAGAAACAGAAACCTTTGATGTGACAGTAACAAGAGAAATCATTAAGCTTGTAAGTGTAAAGTCTGAGCTTCTGGAAGGCGACATCGGATATATCAGGCTGACCTCTTTCGATGTGCCAACTGCAAGTGATTTTCTAAATCATCTTAACAGGTTGAAAATGCAGGGGATAAAAGGCATTATTATTGATGTCAGAAACAACCCTGGAGGACTTATGAACGTCAGCACAGATATAGCTGATGAGCTATTAGGGGAAGCAACAATTGTCTACACAAAGGATAAGAACGGTAAGAAGGACTATATTTATTCAGATGACAAGCATACTGACCTGCCCTTAGTAATACTGGTCAATGAAGGAAGTGCAAGTGCTTCCGAGATACTTGCAGGAGCTATCCAGGATAACGGCAGAGGCATATTGATCGGAACTACGACCTTTGGCAAGGGTGTTGTTCAAAGACTCAGAGATCTGCCAGATGGGTCGGGCATAAAGCTTACAG
This region includes:
- a CDS encoding murein hydrolase activator EnvC family protein, whose product is MNRKRLLTFVIALALVFTSVMQASGETVEELKKKQENIQKEIEETKKEIEAMQKETKNLDNQIKELDLRVSNAASELTSVENELQILNSEIENTMESLKEAEINIEERTETFNQRLRVMYKNGNAGYLEVLLSSDNIKDFLSRQEMIHSIADYDKELIKYMKEQRDIIEEKKVELEAQRASVETTKAKLEDRKRSLERASRDKELLMADIALDIKAFEKEYDKLNDFAKEIESQIVKLQKNSGPYSGGKMAWPVPGHSRISSPYGYRIHPIFKVKKLHTGIDIPAPTGTAITAAAAGTVIYSDWLGGYGKVIMLDHGGGIVTLYAHNSALVVSEGQSVKRGDTVSKAGSTGNSTGPHLHFEVRKDGAYVDPLPWLNGSI
- a CDS encoding S41 family peptidase — translated: MTKRKMIVVFLILLIVTNAIAFGLGSFTTLQLGNSIVVSKTDYEVLKKLQQDNEKLVTVRKAIDELYLREVDDEALREGQIRGMVAALDDPYSVYMSKSEYEEFNMETEGEYGGIGIIVTPGDDNLITVVSPIEDTPGERAGIKTGDKIIRVEGVDYFAETMDEAVSRMRGEPDTDVTITILRSNNGETETFDVTVTREIIKLVSVKSELLEGDIGYIRLTSFDVPTASDFLNHLNRLKMQGIKGIIIDVRNNPGGLMNVSTDIADELLGEATIVYTKDKNGKKDYIYSDDKHTDLPLVILVNEGSASASEILAGAIQDNGRGILIGTTTFGKGVVQRLRDLPDGSGIKLTVSEYFTPADKNIHGIGIEPDIIVELSEEAEGIGMDYLEQDNQLQRAIEELKKIIQE